The genomic interval TCTTCCTAGACCCTCAGCCTCTGTCTGCCCAGTAGCCCCAGTTCCCGCCAGGATCTCTTCCACACAAGGCAGCTGATGCCTGGGTCTGGCTATCCCTGGTGGAAGTGGGAGCTGAGCTGTGCTTGGATGGGGAGATACCTTGTTAGACACCGACCTGACACAGGCTGGGGGGAGCTGTTTGAAAGGCTCAGCGCCCTGGGCAGATTTCAGTTAAGTAGCAGGCTCGGTTGCTGTGGTCTGCATCGAGTAAAGGGTGCGCTGAGCTGCTGGGGAACCTGCTCTCACCAAAGTCAGCCCTCGCCCTTGGGGAGGTGACTGCAGGCAGCTGAGTTGGGCCGGGCAGCGGAGCCTGGCCCCACATGGGCATCTGATATTTCCCATACAACAGCTGAATTTTCCTGCCTGTTTAGGAGAGGACAGACCTCCTTCTCCTCTTGAGGCTTGGAAAAGGCAGGGATGCTCCATCATGAGAGCTGTGCATGAGTCTGGGGTTTGCATTAGCAGGGAAGATTTCTCTGTCCTCATTGAAACCCTTGGTCCCACTGGAGCCCAAGTCACAATCCCCACCTCCTGCACTGCTCCACCACCAAGTCCGGGAGTCACAgtgcagccctgctctgcttgTCGTGTGGTGGCAGCGGCTCTTCCTCTTTTGCTTCTGCAGGGCTGGAGAGCGTGGACCATTACCCAATCCTTGTGGCTGTGACAGGGATACTGGTCCGGCTGCTTGTGGACACTGATGCTCAGGGGTGAGTGGCTTTTGACTTCCAAAGCCTGAAGTCGCTGCGTGTGGCATTGCTTTGGGTGCTGCCTTGTTCAGTGCCACGGGAGGCGTTGCAGGAGCTATGTGGGTGCATCAAAACTGAATTGAGGTGAGGCAGATGTGCATGGAGCAGGCAGACGCCACAGGCCTGAGTacccctgcagcagctgcatccCAGTGCTACTGCTGGGTGCAAAACTCCTTCCCCTGGTGCAGGAAAGCCCTTGTGCTCATGAGAGGTAGCCATGAGGTGCTGTACCACAGCACGTGTGCACCTTCATCCCCAGGATGGGGTCTGGCTCTCTGTGCAACAGGACAGCTGCCATCGGAGGCTGTGGGCACCGCACGTGGAAGAGCTGTGCTGATGTGATGATGCAGAGAAAGTGCTGCAGCACACAGCGATGGGTGGGAGTTCATTAAAGCTCCTTTGCTCTAGGCACATCTCAGGGAGGCATCAAAATGTGTACAGAGCTCTCTGGCTGCCCAGACTTGTGGCACAAGGGTGGGAGAAATCCTGTCCGGGCACTTGGGTGATGCTGATTTTCAGATGAAGCGAATCTTCTTGTCTTTATGATAACCAGCTCTTCAGAGACGTGGCACTAGGGGAATGATGTGGCTGGTCAAAGCCACAGCTGACATGGTGGTTTATGTGTGTCTGTGCCTGCTTGCACCAAGTCCTGAAAACACAGGCTTGTGCTgatctctgcagctctgccattGTGCTGTCCCAGTGTTGCTTGTAGGTGTCTTGCCTGGCCACCGTGCCCTgtaggatgctgtgggagatggGACTCTTCTGCCCGCGCTGCCCATCCtgcttgtttttgcttttggagAACACGGTAGTCTCTGGCTTTGTGGAGAGCGGAGCCCCATCTGGCCAAGCAGTTCAGCCCTGCAGCCAGTCTTTCAGCTTCTTCTCTCAAGGACTCAAAGATGTACACAAATATATCTAATTATATCCTGCCTCCTGTGGTTGCTGTACcagtgtcacagccccaagtgTGACAGTGCCAAGAGCTTAGCACAAGGTCACTGATCACTGGCCTTTCTGATCTGTGAACGAGGGTGGATTTTGCTCACCCTCAGTATCTTACTTCATGGAAAGGGCAAACATCATGAATTTGACGCCACAACTAGACGCTTCTTCCCGGAGGGACGCGGGGTGGTCATAAAGCAGTGCCCTGCATGCCAAGCCGGATGAGAAATCCTTTCCTGGTTCCCTGTCCCTTGAACATCTGTCCCAGAGCAGGTCACTGGTAGAGTCAGAGAGGGGAAGGGATAAAGCTCTTTCTCTGGCCCTCAGAAGAGCGCTGGGAGAATGGTGGTGTGATGAAACGCATCCTTCCCAGCCTGCAGGCAGTTCTGGGGAGACAGAAAGCTTCCAGACCCTGTCTCCTTTACCTGAAAAGTCAGCCGTGCTTTGAGTTAGGGAAACCCGGGCAGACGGTATGACAGGGGCTGTATGTGGCcaccagtactgacccctgcctgccagcagcatcctccatGCCTGGGGCAGCAGCCAGCTGCGCGGTCGCAAACCAGAGGTGCCGTATCCCAGGGTGTGCAGCTGGGATGTGGCAAGTCTCTGGCTGATCATCAAGGTCTTTGTGGTCACCTCCTTCtgtgctggaaagcagaaataaatacgAAATTGGGGATTGATGCTAAAAAAGCATCATGTCCTCATGGTGGACCTAGCCAGAGAAACACAAGGTGAAACAGAAGGAAGCCTAGGGAAATGTTGTctataaaacaaaatgcttctgtGTGATTTTGCAAAGCCCTGCAGTAAGTCTGAGGTTGGATACGTCACTGATCTATAAAAGGCAGGCAAACGTTGCACAGGAACCACTGAGGTCAATCAAGACAAAGGAGCCAAGGCTAAGTGACCTGGAGACCCTCTGCCTGCGCAGAGCGATGGGCACCCTGATGGCAGCAATCAGCCTGGCCGCAGGCAGAGAACCTCACATTGAGGGGAACACTGAGCCTCCCGCCCTCTTTGCAGCACTCTGAATTGGGGAGCGGGGTGTGGGTGTTGTACCCTGCTTATGGGGTGATTCTGCCTCATGCAGGCACAATCAAAAACAGCAAACAGGGACAGggtgaagaaaaacagcaggtATGAGAAGTTTTCTGTTGCCTTTGCATTCCTCAAGGGTTCGGTCCTGGTTTGATCCTGTTTGCAAGTCTCTTGGCACCAGCACCACAGGGTGCTGAGGGCTGAGGTGCAGCTGGGGTGAGCAGAGCCCTGCAGGGGTCTTCTCCCCACAGTCACCCAAAAACCAGGGAGATGGTATGGGTGACCTGGAGCAGGGTGACGGGAAGAGTCTGTCTCTGAGCCAATGAGTAAGAAGATAGTCTGTTGAATGGAAAAGGAGAATGCAAACCTTCCTTGAGTCTGTAGGCTCCCATGGGAGATGATTTCCGTGGGTCGTGTTGCTGCAGAAAGTAACTGAAGATGTCAAAGAACGCCATAGGTAACCAGGCTCTCCAGAGCAGACCTTTTTTATATGAACTCTAGAGGAGAcaactttcctttttcctttttcccttcctctcagTGCAGTCAGCATTTAACAGGatgggttttttcccttccttggaAGCAGTCTGcctgggcagtgctgggagCAGGTAGAATTCTCTTCCAGGTCTCATTTGTTAACTTCCAGGTTACCAGAAATCATTAACAGAGCAGGATTATACAGCCCACATCTGCTTGTAGAAACTTCTCTGTGAGAATTGCCTCAGACACTTGCTGTCACCCTGACTGGTTCCCTGCAAGAAGGCTCTGCCCcaggggacaaggacaggggaCAGGACCTCGAGTGACTTTCTTGGCTTGGCTGTGGTTTTTCTGGTTGCCTCTAACCCAGCGAGCTGATGCTGTGCTGGAAGGTGCTGCAAGCTTTGCCCTGGGACAGAGAGGACAGGTTTGTCAGGAGGTAGAGGAGTGAGGTCCCATTTGTACAGGCAAAGTGTTCCAGCGGGGAAGGGTGGGAGTGAGGAGAGCTGCAGCCCTGCCGGCTCATCCAGCCGCATTATCAGGATGCAGTCGGATGCCTCGGCTGCTCCTTGCCCAGCACAGGACGCTCAGCCAGGCATCAAGTCCTCTTGCTACGGACTTCTGGCACCGAACAGGGCCATTAGGCATGGGGGAACGTTGCCCGGCTGGGATGTGATAAGGCAGCTGATACATAATACGCTGTAGCCTCTGGATGGAGcgggctgtgctgctgagagAGGAGAAATGCATTTCTTCTCCGGGTCCAGCAGGACAGCTGGTCTGCTCATGGTGAACCAAAGCCACAGAGCTCACCCCGTCCAGGTTTACTGGTCTTTGTAAAGCCTCCATAGGTCACTCACCACAACTCCAAAATGCTTGCTGGGGGCCAAAGGGTGGGGAGGAAAACCTTGTGCTGATAACTGGGGAGGCTCAGCTGCCTTGCAGGGTGCAACGAGCCTTGCAAACAGGCAAGGAGCTTTAGTGCAGGGCACAGGTGGGGAGGCTGCTGGCTCGTACTGGGGTCCCTCAGCAGAGGGTCTTCATGTTCCCAAAGAGCAGCTGTGTCTCCTGGCTGTGGCTGCCTGTCCCTCGAGGGCTTGCAGGGTGGGACCTAAACCTGGCACTGGGGGCTGGCCTGTCCCACTAACCCGCAACAGCTCCTTGGTTTAAAACCCCTTTTGCCTCTGCAGTGTTGTTTTGGGACTGCTCAGGCCTCCTGATGTgctgccccctcccagcccttGGGTCTGACAGTATAGTTGGGCAGCACCTTTGTTGCTGGGCTAAGGAGGCAGGGATGGTGGAAGAGGCAGGGATGGCGGAGGAGGCAGGGATGGGGGAAGAGGCAGGGATGGCGGAGGAGGCAGGGATGGGGGAGGAGGCAGGGATGGTGGAGAAGGCAGGGATGCCCGTGTGCTGCCTGTTTGCCAGCCCTTAATGTCTGAGCCTGGGTTTtgcagggaggagaggggaggcaGGATCTGGCAGGCTGAACCAGGAGTTGGGCTGAATTGTTGGGTCCATGCCAGAGACCCTGGCTGCCTTCAGCTGGTATCATTCCCCCGTTTGCCTGCTAAATAATTGAGCAGATTTTCTATTAAGCCTCCTTTGGAGTGAGCTAATGGAGCAGCGTTGGCCAGGGCTTGTGTAAGGATCCTGGCGAGATTGAGCAGCAGGGGAAGGATGGTGAGGCTGCTGGTTCCCTGCATGAGAGGGCACGTTGTAGTTATTACTGGGCACATCAGTTGGAACAGGCTTTGTGGGAAGCAGGTGACATTCCCAGAGCAGACATGAGCCGTGTTGTACCAGGGCTCAGCTGCCACTCTGCTCCCAGTGTCAGTCTGAAGGGTTGGGGCACATGCAAGGAGCCAGTGAACTTGTCTGTGGCACAACTTCATAAGAAAAGACCCAAGCAGCCTTCAGGGTGGGTCTCCCAGGGACTTCTGCCTAAAagatggagaggagagagggaagagcagtgTGGTCACCAAGAACATGGTGGTACCAACCAGCAGAGCACAGGGTGGGGATCCATGCTGTGCCAGTGGGGTGCTGAGCATGAGCCATGGGACCTGCCAGGAGGAGCAGCACTGGGCTGACATGATGTTGGGGTAGTTCTGGCTGGATCTCCACACTCCTTTGCACAGTACAGAGGTGCAGAGGGATGGactggcaggagggaggagacAGAGGTTCCCTGGGCAGAAGCAGCACACTGGTGAGCAGGAAGGTGAGGAGGCACAAGGGCAGGTGGGGAAGGCAGGCTAAGCAGACTGTTCAATTGCTAGATGGTTTTGGGGTCACTTCCACTGGAAAAGTCACAGCAGATCCCAGTCTGCAGGTTACTGACCTCAGTCTGGCCAACCGCCTGTGTGCTCAAGCCCTGCTGGGACCCTGGGGACTTGGCTGGTCCCCCCAGACGTAGTAGTTCTCTGTAGTCCTGTAGGACACTGATTACTGATCACTCAAACACTGATGCTCCTTCAACAGATGTTGATGAGTGAGATGTGGTGGAAAGAGATGCAGGAATAAACATTTCATGGATCACTCAGTTTAAAGGGGTcattgctgccttgccttacaaACTTAGAAAATGAGTGGTACTTGAGTTTTGCAGAGACCAGCGTGAGTGTGAGCCAGAGCACAGAGGAATGACTAGCTCAGACGAAGGTTTTGCAGTTAAAAAAGGAGTCTGGCCTTACTGATCTGTTTTTACGAGCTGCCAACTCCAAATGCTGTGTTGTGGGCAGTGGGACTGCAAGGCTGGGGCCTCTGGGCCCCTCCCAGCTGTCGGGCACACGCTGGGTGACAAGAGCAGGTGTTGTGCTGGCCAGCACCAGGCTTCGCTGCTTCGAGCTCTTGGGAAAACTGCGATCATCATAAGGAAAGGATCCAGGTCCAACCATGTACCTCGTGTGTCCAGCCCTGGTGGCAGGAGGACAGGGAGGGACTGGCAGTCAGCGTGTCCTGGCTGAGATGAGAAGTGCCAGGGCAGACAGGAGTCAGCGTTGGAGGCTGGTCCCCAAAGCCGGTCCTTCATTCCCCTGTGGGTCTTCCCGCGTGCCGGGGACACCGTGCTTCGTGCTGAGCTGTTACTTTACCCTGTGGAGTCACGGAGCGGGAGGCTGGTTTGGCAGCAAGCAGGGGCTGTAATGGTGCGGATGGCTGCCGGGAGAGGACAGTGTATTCCTCCGGGACCATCCATTACattccccagctcctgcctgtcAGAGAGGCTGTGCTTGTGGCTGTTCATCCTTACTGAGATATTTGCCTTCCAGGCTGCTCAGTTAGCTGCTTCAGCAGTTTGAACTGCCTCGCCTTGCTCGTTGGAGCAGCAATGTGGTGCGGGGTCCTTTCTGAGCATCAGAAAGGTGTAAAACgcagcagcaggaggatttTCCCAGGTAAAGACAGTGAGGAGCCCTTGGGAGCAGCACTGATACAACCCTTGAATGCGCCTTCCCCTGCAGGGACAAgagagctgcagccaggctggaAGCGCTctccttgtcttctccaggctggtgTGTCTCTGGAGAAGCCTTTGGGAGCTTTTCTTATGCTGCAGTTGGCCTGATCTTTCCCTGAGCTTCAGTCACTAGCCTCAGCTGAAGATGCGGGTTTGCAGGAGCACTAATGCCCAGGAAGCTGGTGTTGGCATCTGGGAAGGAAGGAGGTTGTGAGGAGCCCTACAAGGACAGTGACAGAAGAGCAGCGGGTGGATAACATGTCACCTTTCCTCTCAGAGCAGGACGTGGTGCTGAGATGCAGCATGTGCTCCATCACGGGCTCAGCACCACCTAGGCAGGCGTGTGCCACACTCGGGGCAGTGTCCTCACTGAGTTTGGGCCTGGGCCCTCTTGGCTGggtctcttttctttcccaggTGTTCCCAGGGCAAATTCAAACCATCCTGCCCATGGGATCCCTGCCCGGGTGCAGAGCCAGGGGATGGCATTGCCTCAGCTACATCCTCAAGGGGCAGGGTGCTGCTCACCACCCATCCGTTCGACATCAAAGCCCCTTATCACCCCTGGCAGCACCCCAGCGTGGCTGGCTCGGCATCCTGGGCTTGTCAGGAGCTCTGTGATAACATGGGGTGATAGGGACGGCAGCGATGTGCACGTGGGGAGCGAGGGCACAGGCTGGCGGGGCTGTCACTCCACATCCCATCGCCTTCGCCAGCCGCTGAGCAGCAGCCGCAGGGCAGCGGGACACGGATCGCATGGAGCTGCAGCAAGGTCGGTGTCAGGTCAGCACTGAGTGGCTGCAGCTGGCTCAGGAGAGCGGCTCTCCCAAATTCTCTGCCCTCCTTGGATTGGTGAGGGGTTTCTGACAGGCGCTTTGGGCATGGTTGACTTCTTGCTGGGAAAAATGCTGCTTGTTCCCTAGCTGAAAAAGTTGAAGGGCGAGTGCTGGCAGTGTCCCAGTGCTGCAGGGACCTTCCCCTCCCAGCGACAGGTCTGGGGGCCGGGACACATGGCTGTGGGTTGGGGGGAAGGTCTGTGAAGGGTCCTGGTGCCCATTTTTGGGTGGTGTCTGAGCTGTACTCCTGTCTGTGAGATGGCCCTGGCAGCTGtgtgctcctgctctgctgtgttGGGGGCTGGCAGATAGGGGGGACACCCTTACCCCTCTGTGGGATCGGGCAGGTGTTTTGGGGGGGCAGAGCCGCCCCCTGCACCAGGGTGATGCAtggctgggcactggggagaaTGGTGCAGGTGTGCGGTGAGGTGGGTGGGCTCCAGCTGCGAAGGGTGTGGGGACGCAGCCAAAATCAGGGCCAGTCCAACCCCACGTGGGTCTCCCCAGGGTGCCTCTCCCCACAGATAAATACTGCTTGTCCCTGTCAAGGGCTGGATGTGCCCGTGTGTTGGTGGGTGctgctcccttccctgctccagccaTCACTGGAGACCTGCCCTCCCAGGGACAAGCCACCCGTCACTCCTCTCACACCATCCCTGGACTACCAGCTCCGTCTCAGCACATTTAACCCCCCCACCAAGGCCGACCTGACACTGTTTGATGGGAACAGAGGCTGTGAGCCCAGTGCAAATCCCCTGGCTCCATGTGCTGGGCCAGCAGGAATCTGGGGCTCCCTCAGACCCCCAAactcctgctgctgtgctgtgggacGCGGAGCAGCTCTGCACCACTGCCCTGCGAGGACAAGGAGACCGTCAGCCCAGCGTGAGCTTAAAAAAATAGGCATTTTTATTCCAATGTAACTAGAGAATTACGACCCAAGAGAGGAGAGGATTACTCACATTTATCAATAGGCTTATTAGATTACTGCCCAAATAGCTGTGCTGTAGCAGCGCGTTTGTCCGCCTCAAGGAGAAGCAGTGGAGGAGGGTGGTGCATCCGAGACCTCATCGTCCTTGGCGGCACGGGGAGCTCTGAGCAATGCGGGCGCTGTATCACGTCACCTAATCCTGCCTTGACTATTTACAGCTTCTCGGGAGGCAAAAGCTTGTAACATTTGCTTGGCTGCGTGGCTGGTTGACACCAAGCTCCATCGCTCCTGCATGGCCATGTCTGGGGAGGGGGCGACAGGGTCACAATTCCCCCCCTCCCAGCTACGGTATTGGAGACCCACacaggctgggagaggacaGTGGCACTGCCATCCCCAGGGGCCCTGGCATGAGTGAGGACAGTGTCCCACTCACCACGGCTGTTGCCTGGCTGGGGGTCCGTGGTGGTGGCACCAGGTTGGGTGTCACGTGCGCGGGGCCATTTCAGACTGCTGGCCCAGGTGCCTCTTATGGAGTTTGTCTGGCCAAAGCAGGGGCTCCTCAGGTGTGCTGGTTTCAGCAGCCTTGCCCTTGTGCTAACGAGGCCGTTGCCAGTGGCTTATGTGAGGAGCTCTTGCTGGGCACCAAGAGGCCCCTGGCCCAAAACCCTGCAGGAGCTGATGGCTGAAGCAGGTATGGGTGATGCCGGTCACCCTCACAGGTTGCAGTCAAGCCTGGAGTTCGGGGTGCCTGATAATCCTGCAATAGAGGAAAACAGCTCCCAGGAGGCCCCGGctctcctcccagctctgccccactaGGACACAATGGGGGTGTCTGAAAAGATAGAGCTGATGGACTCCGAGTCCGACTTGAGCTGCAGGACCTTGGGGTGCTTGGCGTCAGGGAAGTCCTCGCCGAGGGCCAGGCGGATCTTGCCGTTCTGCGTCTCCCTGAGGGGCTCGAGGAAGACGACGTGCTTGTTGGCGCTGACCTTGCGGTTGGGCGCATCGGTGGCGGGGGGAGTGGTGCTGAGGATGGAGGACTGTGCGCTGCACTCCTGCGGGGGGCTGAGCGGTGCCGGCTTCttgcagcagctcaggcagcGACAAGGCGTGAGGTACAGGTACACCAGGATGAGCACCAGGCTCACGATGCACCCCAGCAGGGTCGTGAGGCCGGTGCTGAAGGTCTCCCCATCCGGCTTGGGGTAGTGGACCGTCACGTTGATCTCGCACAGCCTGCTGAAGTTGTGGGGGCTGTTGATGGCCAAGCCCACGTAGACCCCTGAGTGCCAGGGCTTGGCAGCTGCGATCTTCAGGCTGCCATTGTGGTAGAGTTCCAAGGAGCGGTTGCTGTTTCCCGGGTGTTTGATGGGCTCATGGTGAGGGGAGATCCACATGTAGGTGGTGGCTGTGGCCGGCAGGCTGGTGTTGCAGGCGAGCAGGAGGGTCTGGCCCACCATCACAGGGTAGGACACGGGGTGCACGTCTTCAGGGCCCGCCGAGCAGTTCTCAAACATGTGGCTGTATTTGAGGAACTTGATCAGGGACCGAGGCACATTGTCAGACACCTTGCAGGTGTGTTCCTCAAAGAAATCTTTCACGGAGCTGAAACCTCGCTGCTTCCAGCGCTGGAGCATCAGGTAGAGTGGGCAGCTGCACCTGACGGGGTTGTTGTGCAGGTACAAGCCGTTCCTGATGTTTTcgggcagagctgccagctcctccaCAGGAATGCTGCTCAGGCTGTTGGAGGAGAGGTCCAGCGTGCGGAGGCTGTAGCTGCCCAGCCCTTGCACGGCGCGGAAGGGGAAGGTGGTCAGGTTGTTCCAGCTCAGATAGACTTTCCGCAGGACACTCAGCTTGGCAAAGGCATTCTCATCCACTCGTTTGATGCGGTTGTTgtagagcagcagctcctccaagCTCACCAGCGCGTTGAAGTAGTGCGTCTCGACAGTGTGCAGGTGGTTGGAGGACATGTCCAGGTGCCGCAGGTAGGAGGCATTGTGGAAAGCCTGCGGAGAAAGATCCTTAATCTGGTTGTGGCTGATGTGGAGGGCCTCAAGGTGCGGGAGGGCGGCCAGCCAGCGGTCCTGGAGCTGGGTGAGGGCGTTGTGGCTGAGGTCCAGCGTGGCGGTGGTgggcggcagcgccgggggcACGTGGTGCAGCGTCTGCcggctgcagctcagcaggtCGGAGGTGCAGATGCAGGCACTGGGGCAGCCGTGGGGCGGCGGGGAGGAGTGGGCAGCGCGGCCCTGGGcgcacagctggagcagcaccagcagcttcaCCACCCGTGGCCACAGCGGGTCTGTGGGCACCCGCGGGGACATTGTGCTGCGCGGGAGCCTCTGTGCAGCCCGGTTGCACAGCCAGACTCGACCAGACGCAAGAGAAAACGTGCCACGGTCCTCCCCGCTCTCCCCCGTGCTGTCTCTTACCAAGCACCCACAGATGCCCCTTTGCCCCTCGTGAAGGAGGATTCTGATTCCAGACGCAGGGTTTGAAAAGAGTTAAAGGGCGGCAtcgccctgcctggctctgctgcgTCTCACGCCAGGCTGCCGCGTCCCTGAGCTCCGGCCGGCCGCGGGCTGCCCGGTGCCCGGGTGCAGGGGGGCGGGTGGGGGCCGGTGTCTGGCATCAGAGGGCTGAGACGCTCCGGTGTTTCAGCGCTGCATTTCGGGCTGGGCGAACGCCTCGCTGCCTTCCAGAGCCACACATCTCTGGAGCGCAAAGTTTCTTACAGCTTGGTGCCACCGTGGTGCATCCCTCAGGTACATCCCTTGCTCTGGCCCCCACTGACCCTCATCTGGTGCCCGGCTCCCTCACAACCAGCATCTCCCGGAGAGCTGGGCTGGCTGTGGGCGCGCGGTCCCGCTCCTGCCCCTATTTACACTCCGGGGGTGTGCGGCGTGTGGGCTGGGCAGGATCCCATTGGTCCCCGTGGTGGCCGTGGCCGTGGCCCTCCCTTACCGTCCCGCGAGTGGGCAGGGCGATGCGCAGCCGGTGCTGATCCTGCGtggtgtcccttgtccccaggggTGCTCAGGGCCACTTTGCTGACTTTCCGGCCTCACGGATGCGCAGCCACCATCCCTCCCGCTGGAGAGCGGCACGCTCGGCTGGTTGTGATCCGTAAGGCAGCTGCACTGGCTGCTCTGTGACCGCCCAGCGTCTGGGAGGATGCTGGAATAAACCCGCCccggcagcagctctgggagccCCTCGTGTCCAACCCTGCGCCCAGGCTGGAGCGGGGATGGCGGTCGTCCCCGGGCACCCGCTGCTCAGCACCCAGTGGTGGGTCCTTCCCGCTGCTCTTGTCCCCACGACCCCCTGCACGAGCCAGCAGGGACTCCCCAGCAAGCCCGGCCATGGGGCGAGCAGGGCTGGATGAGCCTTGTGGGGTccgcagggcagaggggctgcggGCAGGGAGGGAGTGGCCACATGGAGAAGGACATGCAGGAATGTCATTACCCAGCGCCCGGGTGTGTTAGTGGGAAGCCAGGCTGGGGAATTCGTTTCCATTAGGGCAGCAAAAAGCTAATTTggctgctgcggctgctgcgCACCAGGGGCTGTTAACCCCCTGCACCCCGACCCTGGCTCTGCCCGTGCTGCCGGGCTTGTCCCTCACCCTGCTCGCCTTCTGCCCAAGGGCCAGCATGGAGCCAGTGCTGCTCCCTGCCGAGGGGCAGCCCGTGGCACTGGTGCCTGATGGAGACGCTCCTCACGATGCCCTTCAGCTGTCCTCGCTGTCCCTGCTGATGCTTGAAGCCAGGGAGAGCCACAGCTTCTCTCTCCTGGCTTCTGGGGGCACCCACTTGCCCTGGGGGCACCTtgagctgtccccagggtgcaGGGGCCACAGCCCCGCATGAGGCTGGTGCCCAGCACCGCTTTTGTCACCCTTGCGGTGCTGTGAAAGGGGTGCTGACTGCTTCACCTCTCAGCTCCCTGTGCTCCCATGTGCAAGGGCTGCAGCCTCAGCAAGTGCTAATGCACCGTATCGATCCCCGGAGCCTGCAAGCAGGggtgtggaggaggaggaggaaggttgCTGCACTTTGGCTGCATTTGAGCATGTTTCCCCGGCTCAGtgctgccaggagcagagggggTCACCGGCTGGGGACGCAGCCAGGTGGCGTGGTGACCACAGGGTGTGTTGTACATAGGGCTGAGGATTGACTGTGTCCTTTCACAGGGCTGAGCGTGCGACGGCGGTGCTGCTGGCAGACCCCTGCTTCCAGCTGCGCTCCATCCAGTACCTGCTGGGCCACGCCGAGCCCTTGGCCCTGGCGGCTGCTCCCCCGGCCACGGACAAGCGCCATTTCTCCCTGCACACCTGTAAGTGTTGGCACCGCgctgggagctgggctgtgctcaCCCCCTACCAGTCCCCGGCCATGGCTGGGATGGGTCTGCTGGTGTCTGCAGCCCCTGCAATGTATCCCAGTCCCTTTAGTCCTGGGGACGGAGGTCTGTGtctcccctgctgtcccccagtGGTGGCACTTGGGATGGGGCTGTGTCCAGTGCCTGCTTTTGGCAGCCGTTTTGTCCCAATGCAGCACCTGATGTCGAGCTTGCCGTCCCCAGTGTTAGGATTCCTGTCCCCCAGCACCAggctccctgtcctgctggtcCACGAATCTTGGACAGATTTAATAGATTACATTTCAACTAAATCTATAtcaatgttaattttttttccagactctAGGTGCTAGTCACTCCGAAATGGTGTTTCTGCCCAGCAGAATGGGTTACAAAGAGGGGACAACTTGCTGTGTAGAGGGCCAAAAGAAACTAAGCCCCCCGAGCAGCCTTGGGGCAGCCCAAGGGTCACATTTCCCCTCTGTTTGTTCCCACAGACACAGACTACATCAGTGCCGAGGAACTGGCGAAGGTGGACAAGATGCTGAGCCACCTGAGCGAGGAGTCCAAGCAGGCGGCTGCCACCACACTGGTGAGTCCCCCAGCCTGGTCCCagtgctcagcagcagcctcgGCTCCTGGCGCAGCTGCCCTGGGACACGGGGTCTTTGCTGTCGTCGCTAACTGCCTGGTGCCCCCCCACAGCCCACCAGCGAGGAAGATCTGTGCCCTATCTGCTATGCACACCCCATCTCAGCC from Columba livia isolate bColLiv1 breed racing homer chromosome 10, bColLiv1.pat.W.v2, whole genome shotgun sequence carries:
- the AMIGO3 gene encoding amphoterin-induced protein 3, with protein sequence MSPRVPTDPLWPRVVKLLVLLQLCAQGRAAHSSPPPHGCPSACICTSDLLSCSRQTLHHVPPALPPTTATLDLSHNALTQLQDRWLAALPHLEALHISHNQIKDLSPQAFHNASYLRHLDMSSNHLHTVETHYFNALVSLEELLLYNNRIKRVDENAFAKLSVLRKVYLSWNNLTTFPFRAVQGLGSYSLRTLDLSSNSLSSIPVEELAALPENIRNGLYLHNNPVRCSCPLYLMLQRWKQRGFSSVKDFFEEHTCKVSDNVPRSLIKFLKYSHMFENCSAGPEDVHPVSYPVMVGQTLLLACNTSLPATATTYMWISPHHEPIKHPGNSNRSLELYHNGSLKIAAAKPWHSGVYVGLAINSPHNFSRLCEINVTVHYPKPDGETFSTGLTTLLGCIVSLVLILVYLYLTPCRCLSCCKKPAPLSPPQECSAQSSILSTTPPATDAPNRKVSANKHVVFLEPLRETQNGKIRLALGEDFPDAKHPKVLQLKSDSESISSIFSDTPIVS